The following DNA comes from Petrotoga sp. 9PW.55.5.1.
TCAGCTATAGGAGAAATTGGAAATATTATATGTAGCTCATATATTTCTGCAATCTCAAATTTTACAGGATTAAATATACATTCTATGCCTCCCAGAGTAACTGTTGACATGTTAACTGCTATTGTATCTGAATCATCATTAATGATTACTGGAGGAGAAGATTTTGTTATACTCATTAGAACTGATATAACCATAGAAGAACATAGTGGGAATGTCAAAGGATTCTTAATATACATTTCTGATGAGAAAAACGTTGAAGAGCTTTTAAAAACCTTAGGAATGGGGTTGAATGATGACTGATATTAAGAAAAAAATTATAGGAATCGGTGAATATATTGTAGATAAAAATCCTACTGTTTTGGTCACGTTAGGCTTAGGTTCTTGTGTAGCCGTTTGTTTGAGAGATAAAAAAAATTTGATTGGTGGTCTTGTACATGTAATGTTGCCAGAAAGTCGTGGAAAAGACCAAAAAATCGGTAAATATGCAGACACCGGTATAATCGCCGTAATTCAAGGAATAGTTGATTTAGGAGGAAGTATAAATAATATTGAAGCAAAAATAGCTGGTGGTGCTTCGATGTTCAAAAGTACTAATAATTCTTTAGAAGTTGGAAATAAGAATGTACAAGCAATAAAAGAAATTTTAAAAAAAAAGGATATTAAATTATTAGCGGAAGATACAGGTGGAAAGAGGGCAAGAAGTGTGGAATTTAATTTAAGTAATGGTGAATTGAGAGTTAAAAAAGTAGGTGGGGGAGAAAAAGTTGAAATTATAGTTATCTAAGGTGGCACAGAAATGAATTATAAAATAAATGAAGATCAGCTGGTAATTCAGTTTTTACCTAAAATAAAGGTAATAGCTTTGAACTTAAAAACAACTCTACCTCAAAATATCGAAGTAGAAGATTTAATTCAAGAAGGAATAATAGGATTAATTCAGTCTTACAGAAGATATAAGCCAGAAAAAGGTGCATCGTTTTATACTTTTGCTTTGAAAAGGATTAAAGGTGCAATGTTTGATTATTTAAGAAGAATCGACTGGCTTCCAAAAGAGACTCGTTCGCTTGTAAAAAAATACGAAGATTTTGTTTATGAAAATAAAGATAGCGAATATTTTGACGATAATTCAATTGCAGAAGGACTAAATATAAACCAGAAGGAAATAAATAAAATTAAATACTCTTTGAATAAAAGACAGATTCTTCAACTTGATGAATATTTCTTAAATGATGAAGAAGATAGTTTTTTTAATTATGCTCAACAAGATAACGATCCTGAGCTGTTGGCATATAAAGAAATATTAAAAGAGAAACTCACATCATCCATTAATAAATTAGAGGAAAGAGAACAATTGATACTTTCTCTATATTATGATGAAGAATTAACTTTTAAAGAAATCGGGAAAGTTCTTGATATAAGTGAATCAAGAGTGTCTCAACTACACTCAATAATTTTAGTAAAATTAAAAAAGGACCTTCAAGGAAGAGATTAAGATGTCAAATTTACATGATATGCAAATCCTTGTTACCAAATCTATAGATATTGCCAATAATGTTCAAGCAATTTCACATTCACAAGATGCAGCAAGAAATATGCTGTTAATTAAACAAGCTACTGAATACTCTCAAAATTTACAAAAAAAGGTCAAAAATAAAGATGGGGCAGAAAAGAAAAACGTTGACAACAATTCCTCTAATAATAAGTTTAGCAGCTCTATGAATTTTAAAAGAAAAAATCAAGACAAAATTAAATCTATAGATGAATACCGAGGAAAATTATTAGATATTAGATTATAAATAAAAAAAGGAGAATGTATGTTAGGATACTTTTCACTATATAAATCGGATGAAGAAAAATATTCCGGTGGCTTATTAATAATGAATGAGAATGGAATCCCTGTTTCATTTAAATATACTGAACCAATAAAACCAACAAAAATTCAAAAAATTATCTATGGTAATAACTTAAAAAATTATCTAGCCTTCCAGATTCTAAATAACAATGAACTTTATAAACCATTTGATATTGATCTCATATTAACTGATGATAGTGATTTGTTAAATTATATCGATATAGATAAACCCATAATGTTTATCGTTGAGATAAGCAGTGATAAAGGATTTGGAGTAAAAGAAAAAGAAGGTGCCATTCCTTTAAACGAAGAGAAAAGTTTAAAATTCTACTCGACGAAAATAGTAGATTCTGTTTTGCTTAAAAAATTAAAATCTTATGTAGAAGTCTTTGACATTTTTGAACCTTTTACTAGGTTGAAAGAGGCGTTAATATACATATGTTCGTCTCAAGAAAAATAATTATTAAACAAGCAAATCTTTCTATGGATACTTCTATAATAAATTTTTCTTCTAATCAGCCTGAGTATCATCTCAAATCAACCGAAAACTCAAATTTAATAATAAATTCATTTGATCCCGACGATTCTATCGAGATCAAAAGTTTTTCTGATTTAGCAAATTCCGTTACCATAGTTGATAAAGAAAATAATATCAATGAAATAAAAATAAACACTTCGAAATTTTTTAAGATAGATATAATAAAAAATTTTTCTTTATCTGATATAAATATAATAGAGGAAAAATTCCAGGCTTTTCTTTTATTGAAAAACGTCGAAACTAATTATGATTTGTTTTTAAATACGACAAAAATGATAGATATTA
Coding sequences within:
- the cheD gene encoding chemoreceptor glutamine deamidase/glutamate methylesterase CheD, giving the protein MTDIKKKIIGIGEYIVDKNPTVLVTLGLGSCVAVCLRDKKNLIGGLVHVMLPESRGKDQKIGKYADTGIIAVIQGIVDLGGSINNIEAKIAGGASMFKSTNNSLEVGNKNVQAIKEILKKKDIKLLAEDTGGKRARSVEFNLSNGELRVKKVGGGEKVEIIVI
- a CDS encoding FliA/WhiG family RNA polymerase sigma factor → MNYKINEDQLVIQFLPKIKVIALNLKTTLPQNIEVEDLIQEGIIGLIQSYRRYKPEKGASFYTFALKRIKGAMFDYLRRIDWLPKETRSLVKKYEDFVYENKDSEYFDDNSIAEGLNINQKEINKIKYSLNKRQILQLDEYFLNDEEDSFFNYAQQDNDPELLAYKEILKEKLTSSINKLEEREQLILSLYYDEELTFKEIGKVLDISESRVSQLHSIILVKLKKDLQGRD